In Cyprinus carpio isolate SPL01 chromosome A1, ASM1834038v1, whole genome shotgun sequence, the following proteins share a genomic window:
- the LOC109095407 gene encoding WW domain binding protein 1-like isoform X2, with protein MGLFLYIAGSANPTEDSVYEVLHCQGVNNKSYVCETGHCCGASQCCSHYYELWWFWLVWAIIFIMSCCCVGHHRRTKHRLQQQQRQHEINLIAYREVHNYTSLPFYFRFLPNNLLPDYEEVVHRPATPPPPYSALNAGPPTTDQQDVQCVPRETTPLPPESDMLCSRPDIEDIHTSNGYHQKEDHKGEIELERGRSAQSTLPLEQPPSMDKQNECRTEPFRNVAVPDQKERILGRHRRFTGDSGIEVCLCGQGLESPEPKEFEGLLSEEDQVDSEDFCEECGLHSYREESQGLMSPENRVECGASPVPQSQPLPVCLYLHTINEQDSPQHSNTES; from the exons GTACTTCACTGTCAGGGTGTGAATAATAAAAGCTACGTGTGTGAGACAGGACACTGTTGTGGAGCGTCCCAGTGCTGTAGCCACTACTATGAACTCTGGT GGTTCTGGCTGGTGTGGGCCATCATCTTCATCATGAGCTGCTGTTGTGTCGGTCATCATCGTCGCACCAAACACAGACTGCAGCAACAACAACGACAGCACGAGATCAACCTCATTGCCTACAGAGAGGTTCACAACTACACCTCACTGCCCTTCTACTTCA gatTTCTACCCAACAATCTCCTCCCAGACTATGAGGAGGTGGTGCATCGGCCCGCTACGCCCCCTCCTCCATATAGTGCCTTAAACGCCGGCCCTCCGACCACTGACCAGCAGGATGTGCAATGTGTACCCAGAGAGACCACTCCATTGCCCCCTGAATCTGACATGCTCTGTTCCAGACCCGACATAGAGGACATCCATACCTCTAATGGGTACCACCAGAAAGAAGACCACAAGGGCGAGATCGAGTTAGAGAGGGGCAGATCCGCACAGAGCACTCTGCCATTAGAGCAGCCTCCCAGCATGGACAAACAGAACGAGTGCAGGACGGAGCCGTTCAGAAATGTGGCAGTGCCTGACCAGAAAGAGAGGATTCTGGGAAGGCACCGCAGATTTACAGGGGACTCTGGGATTGAAGTGTGTCTTTGTGGGCAAGGCTTGGAGAGCCCTGAGCCCAAAGAATTCGAGGGGCTTTTGAGTGAGGAGGACCAAGTGGACTCAGAAGATTTCTGTGAGGAATGTGGCCTTCATTCCTACAGAGAGGAAAGTCAGGGACTCATGTCCCCAGAAAACAGAGTGGAGTGTGGAGCATCTCCTGTGCCTCAGTCTCAACCTCTTCCTGTCTGCCTCTATTTGCATACTATTAATGAACAAGACAGTCCACAACATAGTAACACAGAATCATAA
- the LOC109095407 gene encoding WW domain binding protein 1-like isoform X1, producing the protein MGLFLYIAGSANPTEDSVYEQVLHCQGVNNKSYVCETGHCCGASQCCSHYYELWWFWLVWAIIFIMSCCCVGHHRRTKHRLQQQQRQHEINLIAYREVHNYTSLPFYFRFLPNNLLPDYEEVVHRPATPPPPYSALNAGPPTTDQQDVQCVPRETTPLPPESDMLCSRPDIEDIHTSNGYHQKEDHKGEIELERGRSAQSTLPLEQPPSMDKQNECRTEPFRNVAVPDQKERILGRHRRFTGDSGIEVCLCGQGLESPEPKEFEGLLSEEDQVDSEDFCEECGLHSYREESQGLMSPENRVECGASPVPQSQPLPVCLYLHTINEQDSPQHSNTES; encoded by the exons CAGGTACTTCACTGTCAGGGTGTGAATAATAAAAGCTACGTGTGTGAGACAGGACACTGTTGTGGAGCGTCCCAGTGCTGTAGCCACTACTATGAACTCTGGT GGTTCTGGCTGGTGTGGGCCATCATCTTCATCATGAGCTGCTGTTGTGTCGGTCATCATCGTCGCACCAAACACAGACTGCAGCAACAACAACGACAGCACGAGATCAACCTCATTGCCTACAGAGAGGTTCACAACTACACCTCACTGCCCTTCTACTTCA gatTTCTACCCAACAATCTCCTCCCAGACTATGAGGAGGTGGTGCATCGGCCCGCTACGCCCCCTCCTCCATATAGTGCCTTAAACGCCGGCCCTCCGACCACTGACCAGCAGGATGTGCAATGTGTACCCAGAGAGACCACTCCATTGCCCCCTGAATCTGACATGCTCTGTTCCAGACCCGACATAGAGGACATCCATACCTCTAATGGGTACCACCAGAAAGAAGACCACAAGGGCGAGATCGAGTTAGAGAGGGGCAGATCCGCACAGAGCACTCTGCCATTAGAGCAGCCTCCCAGCATGGACAAACAGAACGAGTGCAGGACGGAGCCGTTCAGAAATGTGGCAGTGCCTGACCAGAAAGAGAGGATTCTGGGAAGGCACCGCAGATTTACAGGGGACTCTGGGATTGAAGTGTGTCTTTGTGGGCAAGGCTTGGAGAGCCCTGAGCCCAAAGAATTCGAGGGGCTTTTGAGTGAGGAGGACCAAGTGGACTCAGAAGATTTCTGTGAGGAATGTGGCCTTCATTCCTACAGAGAGGAAAGTCAGGGACTCATGTCCCCAGAAAACAGAGTGGAGTGTGGAGCATCTCCTGTGCCTCAGTCTCAACCTCTTCCTGTCTGCCTCTATTTGCATACTATTAATGAACAAGACAGTCCACAACATAGTAACACAGAATCATAA